A genomic window from Punica granatum isolate Tunisia-2019 chromosome 2, ASM765513v2, whole genome shotgun sequence includes:
- the LOC116197778 gene encoding 2-alkenal reductase (NADP(+)-dependent)-like produces MCILMRKLHNIEVFTSFTPGSPMTGFGVGKVVESEHPEFKQGDLVWGTTSWEEHSIITDFHGLFKIHHTDVPIS; encoded by the exons ATGTGCATCCTCATGCGGAAGCTCCATAACATCGAAGTCTTCACTTCCTTCACCCCCGGCTCT CCAATGACTGGGTTTGGAGTGGGCAAAGTTGTGGAATCAGAGCACCCTGAATTCAAGCAAGGCGATCTAGTGTGGGGCACAACTTCCTGGGAAGAGCACAGCATCATAACTGACTTCCACGGCCTCTTCAAGATCCACCACACCGATGTCCCAATCTCATGA